DNA from Sorex araneus isolate mSorAra2 chromosome 6, mSorAra2.pri, whole genome shotgun sequence:
ctcatCTACATAATCTCCATGGTGGGTAACATTGGAATAATCTCACTCATCAGGACTGATTCCAGACTCCAAACCCCTATGTACTTCTTCCTACAGAATTTGGCCTTTGTGGATGTCTGTTATACCTCTGCTATCACTCCCAAAATGATGCACAACTTCATAGCAGAAAATAAATCTATATCATTCTGGGGCTGTGCAGTCCAATTATTAGTTTATGTGACGTTTGCAACAGATGACTGCTACCTTCTGGCTGCCATGGCCGTGGACCGTTATGTGGCCATCTGTCACCCACTTCGTTATTCCACAATCATGTCTCAAAGAGTCTGTATCCGCCTGGTAGCCGGTTCATACGTGGTGGGCTCAATTAATGCTTCTGTGCACACAGGGTTTACATTCTCATTGTCCTTCTGCAGGTCTAACACTATCAATCACTTTTTCTGTGATGGTCCCCCAATTCTTGCCCTTTCGTGCTCCAGTATTGAGACCAATATCATACTgcttgttgtgtttgtggggtttaaCTTGACATTCACTGTGTTGGTGGTCATCATATCCTACATCTATATCCTGACTGCCATCCTGAAGATCTCTTCTGCAGCAGGGAGGAAAaaggccttctccacctgtgcctcccacctgaCAGCTGTCATCGTTTTCTATGGCACTCTCTCTTACATGTACTTACAGCCTCCCTCTGATAACTCCCAGGAGAACATGAAAGTGGCTTCAGTATTTTATGGCATCGTGATACCCATGTTGAACCCCCTGATCTACAGTCTGAGGAATAAGGAGGTCAAAGAAGCTATAAAATTGATGGGGAAAAAGATTTTCTAAGTTTGACTCTCACTTGCACACATCAAATCACCctataaaagtattttaacaGTCATTTTTCTAGATAGTAATATCTTAAATTGATATTACCTCTTTAATATCTTAGAATTTGGAACATAacatctttaaattatttaaaatgtactttcaAAGCATATATACATACTACTGATAAtgagaaactgaatttttaaaatactaaaaagtaaaaaatatatagtctttacaaaatttattcttgtttcaaaatactgaatgttttaagattagaaaatatcaatttttatttctcaatgtCAAAATTGAAggtcattatttttcattattcaaGCAAGTTTCCTAAATTATCTACAAAGAGGCTCTTAATATAGtgtgtttaaattatttataaacctTAGTATAAAATAAACTGAATGTTTTTCAAAGTAATTTGAAACAATTATCCTTTTCACGTAGTAAAATCATATTAgttcagttcttttatttttcttttgggtcatacccaacaatgctcagaagttactctggctctgcactcaggaattccttctggtggtgcctggggaccatatgggattctgggaaccaaGGCCTGGTTGGTGGAGTAAAAAgcaaaataccctacccactgtgctatccctcccaCCTCTTGTTCAGTTCTTAAGCACTCAAAATACTGATTATCAAAGTCAGGTTATGACTATACTCTCACTAGTTAGCATCTGTATCTGTATTTTATTTCGTATAAAGCATAGAAG
Protein-coding regions in this window:
- the LOC129406087 gene encoding putative olfactory receptor 5AK3, with protein sequence MQLENITEVTEFILLGFSSQHKYRYVLFILFLLIYIISMVGNIGIISLIRTDSRLQTPMYFFLQNLAFVDVCYTSAITPKMMHNFIAENKSISFWGCAVQLLVYVTFATDDCYLLAAMAVDRYVAICHPLRYSTIMSQRVCIRLVAGSYVVGSINASVHTGFTFSLSFCRSNTINHFFCDGPPILALSCSSIETNIILLVVFVGFNLTFTVLVVIISYIYILTAILKISSAAGRKKAFSTCASHLTAVIVFYGTLSYMYLQPPSDNSQENMKVASVFYGIVIPMLNPLIYSLRNKEVKEAIKLMGKKIF